The Chanos chanos chromosome 16, fChaCha1.1, whole genome shotgun sequence genome has a window encoding:
- the strada gene encoding STE20-related kinase adapter protein alpha isoform X1: protein MSFLRWVSEKLSVESLRDLELFGEQSQTSPFRKAYEDSCESLSPPPHRDTMGSFLPDSSEYELLAVIGRGLEDLMTVNLAKYKATGEHVAIRRIDLESCTNDMVNYLQGELHVSKLFHHPSILPYKSVFIAENELWVITPLMAYGSVRDLISTHFTEGMSELTIAYILHGVLRALEYIHHMGYVHRSVKASHVLISADGQVYLSGLRSIFSLIRHGQRAKVVHDFPQYSVKVLPWLSPEVLQQNLQGYDSRSDIYSVGITACELANGHVPFKDMPATQMLLEKLNGTVPCLLDTSTIPPEELSMKPSRSGADSGICEGPGAGGGPRHANGEASSSSAGHPYNRTFSPSFHAFVELCLQRDPEKRPSATSLLSHSFFKQMKRRPSEALPELLRPVLPISSVEYSQPQDSPSGLASLESGLSHLDVDDWDF from the exons AGCAATCTCAGACAAGTCCTTTCAGGAAA GCCTATGAAGACAGCTGTGAGTCGCTGAGTCCTCCTCCACACAGGGACACCATGGGAAGTTTCCTGCCCGACAGCAGCGAGTACGAGCTGCTCGCCGTTATCG gccggGGCCTGGAGGACCTGATGACCGTTAATCTGGCCAAGTATAAGGCTACAGGGGAACACGTGGCCATTCGACGCATAGATCTGGAGTCGTGCACAAACGACATGGTTAATTACCTACAG ggtgagcTCCACGTGTCAAAGCTGTTCCACCATCCCAGTATCCTCCCATACAAGAGTGTCTTCATAGCCGAGAATGAACTGTGGGTGATTACTCCCCTCATGGCGTAtg GCTCAGTTCGTGACCTGATTAGTACACACTTCACTGAGGGGATGAGTGAGTTAACCATCGCTTACATCCTCCACGGAGTCCTCAGAGCACTGGAATACATCCACCATATGGGCTACGTACACCG gAGTGTGAAGGCGAGTCACGTTCTGATCTCAGCTGACGGGCAGGTGTATTTGTCTGGTCTGAGAAGCATCTTCAGTCTGATCCGTCACGGTCAGAGAGCTAAAGTGGTCCATGACTTCCCCCAGTACAGCGTCAAAGTTCTGCCCTGGCTCAGCCCGGAAGTGTTACAGCAg AACTTGCAGGGGTACGACTCCCGCTCCGATATCTACAGCGTGGGAATCACCGCCTGTGAACTGGCCAATGGCCACGTGCCCTTCAAAGACATGCCCGCTACTCAG atgttgTTGGAGAAGTTGAACGGCACGGTTCCTTGTCTGCTCGACACCAGCACCATCCCCCCGGAGGAGCTGAGCATGAAACCGTCTCGGTCGGGGGCCGACTCGGGCATCTGCGAGGGCCCAGGGGCCGGGGGGGGCCCCCGTCACGCTAACGGAgaggcctcctcctcctcggcGGGTCACCCCTACAACCGCACCTTCAGTCCCAGCTTTCACGCCTTTGTGGAGCTCTGTCTGCAGAGAGACCCCGAGAAGAG GCCCTCCGCTACCTCCCTGCTGAGTCACTCCTTCTTCAAACAG aTGAAGCGGCGGCCGTCGGAGGCGCTTCCCGAGCTGTTGCGTCCGGTTCTGCCCATTAGCAGCGTGGAGTATTCCCAACCCCAGGACTCCCCCTCGGGCCTGGCCAGCCTAGAGTCAGGCCTCAGCCACCTGGACGTGGACGACTGGGACTTCTGA
- the strada gene encoding STE20-related kinase adapter protein alpha isoform X2: MGSFLPDSSEYELLAVIGRGLEDLMTVNLAKYKATGEHVAIRRIDLESCTNDMVNYLQGELHVSKLFHHPSILPYKSVFIAENELWVITPLMAYGSVRDLISTHFTEGMSELTIAYILHGVLRALEYIHHMGYVHRSVKASHVLISADGQVYLSGLRSIFSLIRHGQRAKVVHDFPQYSVKVLPWLSPEVLQQNLQGYDSRSDIYSVGITACELANGHVPFKDMPATQMLLEKLNGTVPCLLDTSTIPPEELSMKPSRSGADSGICEGPGAGGGPRHANGEASSSSAGHPYNRTFSPSFHAFVELCLQRDPEKRPSATSLLSHSFFKQMKRRPSEALPELLRPVLPISSVEYSQPQDSPSGLASLESGLSHLDVDDWDF, from the exons ATGGGAAGTTTCCTGCCCGACAGCAGCGAGTACGAGCTGCTCGCCGTTATCG gccggGGCCTGGAGGACCTGATGACCGTTAATCTGGCCAAGTATAAGGCTACAGGGGAACACGTGGCCATTCGACGCATAGATCTGGAGTCGTGCACAAACGACATGGTTAATTACCTACAG ggtgagcTCCACGTGTCAAAGCTGTTCCACCATCCCAGTATCCTCCCATACAAGAGTGTCTTCATAGCCGAGAATGAACTGTGGGTGATTACTCCCCTCATGGCGTAtg GCTCAGTTCGTGACCTGATTAGTACACACTTCACTGAGGGGATGAGTGAGTTAACCATCGCTTACATCCTCCACGGAGTCCTCAGAGCACTGGAATACATCCACCATATGGGCTACGTACACCG gAGTGTGAAGGCGAGTCACGTTCTGATCTCAGCTGACGGGCAGGTGTATTTGTCTGGTCTGAGAAGCATCTTCAGTCTGATCCGTCACGGTCAGAGAGCTAAAGTGGTCCATGACTTCCCCCAGTACAGCGTCAAAGTTCTGCCCTGGCTCAGCCCGGAAGTGTTACAGCAg AACTTGCAGGGGTACGACTCCCGCTCCGATATCTACAGCGTGGGAATCACCGCCTGTGAACTGGCCAATGGCCACGTGCCCTTCAAAGACATGCCCGCTACTCAG atgttgTTGGAGAAGTTGAACGGCACGGTTCCTTGTCTGCTCGACACCAGCACCATCCCCCCGGAGGAGCTGAGCATGAAACCGTCTCGGTCGGGGGCCGACTCGGGCATCTGCGAGGGCCCAGGGGCCGGGGGGGGCCCCCGTCACGCTAACGGAgaggcctcctcctcctcggcGGGTCACCCCTACAACCGCACCTTCAGTCCCAGCTTTCACGCCTTTGTGGAGCTCTGTCTGCAGAGAGACCCCGAGAAGAG GCCCTCCGCTACCTCCCTGCTGAGTCACTCCTTCTTCAAACAG aTGAAGCGGCGGCCGTCGGAGGCGCTTCCCGAGCTGTTGCGTCCGGTTCTGCCCATTAGCAGCGTGGAGTATTCCCAACCCCAGGACTCCCCCTCGGGCCTGGCCAGCCTAGAGTCAGGCCTCAGCCACCTGGACGTGGACGACTGGGACTTCTGA